Proteins found in one Zea mays cultivar B73 chromosome 1, Zm-B73-REFERENCE-NAM-5.0, whole genome shotgun sequence genomic segment:
- the LOC103643770 gene encoding uncharacterized protein LOC103643770, with protein sequence MRSSSPSSAHRRSVCATSDIIDGWCARRGRAAAAQASMALALTAASARSLKQQPTIAPECWLSSPTPTPIRGLLLPDHPPRLERAAALDRLSSSRAATPAEAPSRRRATC encoded by the coding sequence ATGCGCTCATCTTCCCCAAGCAGCGCCCACCGAAGATCCGTATGCGCAACCTCCGATATCATCGACGGGTGGTGTGCTCGGCGTGGCCGTGCCGCAGCGGCGCAAGCAAGCATGGCACTTGCCCTAACAGCGGCGTCGGCGCGCTCGCTGAAGCAGCAGCCGACCATAGCGCCTGAATGCTGGCTTTCGTCCCCGACGCCGACGCCTATCCGTGGGCTTCTTCTTCCCGACCACCCCCCACGTCTAGAGCGAGCAGCCGCGCTTGACCGACTTTCGTCTTCCCGAGCAGCAACGCCGGCCGAAGCCCCCTCCCGACGGCGCGCGACTTGCTGA